The Pseudomonas putida nucleotide sequence GATCTCGTTGCGGCTCGGTACGCCCAGGCGCGAAATGGCGCTGTTAAGGCGCTTGTCGAAGGCTTCTTCGAGTTCGCTCCACTTGCCCAGCGCACGGTCCTTCACGCCAGATACGCGCGAAGTGGTCGAGGACTTGGCAGTTTCAGCTACGTCTTCAGCAGTCTTCTTAGCTTGCTTCTCAGCCTTCTCGCCATCCTTCACCAGCGAGTCGAACAGCTTCGGGCCGTCCTGGTCGATCTTCGAATAGATACCCAGCCCAGCCAGCCAGATCTTGCGCGAGTACTTCTCGACTCCGCCGATCCAGGAGCTGCCTTCTTTGTCGGAATTCTTCTTGCCAGCCATCCTGCTCTCCTTATGGTTTGTGCGCGACACGCTCGAGCAGCTCATGCAGCTGTTCAAGCTTGATGGACAACGCCTCAACGTCATGTTTAGACGGAATGCCAAGGCGATTCAAGGCGCGACCTACCCGTGCGTCGAAAGCTTTTTCGATCTTGTCGAGTTGAATTTCGACCTTGCCGCGTACGCGGCTGACTTCTTCACCCGCTTCGTCGAGCTGGTGGTTGGCGGCATCGAGCTCTTTGTCGATGCGCTGCTTGCCGCGTTTCTCGACGCCTTCACCGGCCTTGACCAGCTCCTTGAAGTAGTCGGAGCCTTCCTGGCCAACGCGGGCATAGGCGCCGATACCGGCCAGCCAGATCTTGCGTGCGTAGCCACGTACTTCGCCCAACGTGCCCAAGGCTTCGTCTTTTTTCTTCGCAATCACTTTGGCCATGCTGTGTACCTCATGCTCATGAGTGGAGGAAAAACCGCCCAGGAGGTTGGGCTTGTGCACACGTTAGGCAAATAAATTAGAAACCTCACCCTAAGGTCCGGCAGCGGCATTCATGTACCTCATTCAGCCTGGACTGTATCGCTAGGGTGGTGAGCTCCTGTCGACCGGAGTTCTACACATGACCGCTAGCCAACCTTCACCACCGCCAACCTTCAAGCGCCGCGTCGCGGCCTGCTTCAGCCAACGCCCGACCTTGCGCGCCGTATTGGCAGACGTGGGCTTCAAGCGACTGATCGACCGCTATCCGATGATCCCCGGCAACTATCCGCAGCTGTCCTCGCTCGAAGGATTCACGCTCCTGCATGCAGCTTCCGCCTCTGCGGCAGCCCGACATGGCTCGCTGCTGGACGAGTTGCTCAGTTGCCTGTTGACGGGCCAGCCGCTGCAGCTTGCCGCGTCAGACGCATTGAGCCTGGCCCCGCCGGCCATTTTCCGCGCGCAACAACCCGGTGCCGAGCGCGACAGGCATCCTCAAGTCGATCTGGACATGTCGAAGCTGAACGATGATTTCGCTCATGTGCTGAGCAAGCTGCCGGAGGCCTTCGCGCAAGCCCAGGTCAGCTTCTGGAACGGCATCGACGCACAAACCCAGACCTCGCGCCTGCACTGGCTGGCCCAACTGATCAAGGCCGCGCTGCTCAACAACATCCCGCGCCAGGGCCTGGACGCCGGCGACCCCCCACTGCTCTATGCGATGCTCGACGGCGCCGATGACGGCGTGGTCTGCAACGCCGTGCAGGTCACCTTCGACGTCGGCGACAAGCTCTGGCGCCGGTTATTGCCCGACCTGCTGCTGCACTCCACCGAGGCATCCAGCACGCGCGTACTCTGGTGCAAACCTTCAGGAGTGATCCGTGCCTTCGCCAACCTGCCGGCCTTTGCAACTGCGTTGCAGGACGAGTTCGCCGACCGCTACCGCTTCGACAGCCTGTCCTGGGCACTGCAGCCGCTGGCCGAACCTGCACAGACCTTTCAGGCCATGCAGCTGCTCAACGGCTCGCTCGACG carries:
- a CDS encoding phasin family protein: MAKVIAKKKDEALGTLGEVRGYARKIWLAGIGAYARVGQEGSDYFKELVKAGEGVEKRGKQRIDKELDAANHQLDEAGEEVSRVRGKVEIQLDKIEKAFDARVGRALNRLGIPSKHDVEALSIKLEQLHELLERVAHKP